The following proteins are encoded in a genomic region of Clostridium kluyveri:
- a CDS encoding electron transport complex protein RnfA, whose protein sequence is MAYLTLFISAVIVNNFVLTRFLGLCIFFGVSKNLDASLGMGMAVTSVITLSSMLAWVVYTFVLVPFNLVFLKTVVFVLLIASFVQLLEIIIKKQAPALYNMWGIYLLLIATNCVVLGVPLINAESNYGFIESVVNSIGSGLGFALAIVLMASLREKLRLADVPKPLEGLGVAFILAGMLALSFMGFSGMISL, encoded by the coding sequence ATGGCTTATTTAACTTTGTTTATAAGTGCAGTAATTGTAAATAACTTTGTTTTAACGAGGTTTTTGGGACTTTGTATATTCTTTGGAGTTTCTAAAAATTTAGATGCCTCATTAGGTATGGGTATGGCTGTTACTTCAGTTATTACTTTAAGTTCTATGCTTGCCTGGGTAGTTTATACTTTTGTACTTGTACCTTTTAATCTAGTATTTCTAAAAACTGTAGTTTTTGTACTTTTAATTGCAAGCTTTGTACAACTTTTAGAAATTATTATAAAAAAACAGGCACCTGCACTTTATAATATGTGGGGAATATACCTTCTTTTAATAGCTACAAACTGTGTTGTACTTGGTGTACCACTTATAAATGCTGAATCTAATTATGGATTTATAGAAAGTGTAGTTAATAGCATAGGTTCTGGTCTTGGATTTGCCCTAGCTATAGTTTTAATGGCAAGTCTTAGAGAAAAATTAAGATTAGCGGATGTACCTAAACCCCTAGAAGGTCTTGGAGTAGCTTTTATTTTGGCAGGAATGCTGGCTTTGTCCTTCATGGGTTTTTCAGGCATGATTTCGCTTTAG
- the rnfB gene encoding RnfABCDGE type electron transport complex subunit B, which produces MQTAIMVLIVMTIIGLLFGLILAYVDKKFAVEVNPLIELVEDVLPKGQCGGCGYAGCKAYAEAVVLDESVSPNLCVPGKEEVAKAVAELTGKSAGDVEAKVAHVRCSGDLSNTVKKYDYKGIKDCTAANLLQGGPKACEYGCLGFGTCVKHCPFDALTMGSKGLPIVDTFKCTGCGSCEAACPKSVIQLRPLGSKVQVNCNSKDKGAQVRKSCKVGCLGCGLCMKNCSYDAIKLENNLAVVDHHICIEKCSEATCLAKCPTGAIKKITSAMDLQEQSKEEAAANS; this is translated from the coding sequence ATGCAGACAGCAATTATGGTTTTAATAGTAATGACCATTATAGGACTTTTGTTTGGACTTATTTTGGCCTATGTAGATAAAAAATTTGCAGTAGAGGTAAATCCACTTATAGAATTGGTAGAAGATGTACTCCCAAAGGGACAATGTGGAGGATGCGGGTATGCAGGATGTAAGGCATATGCAGAGGCGGTTGTGCTGGACGAAAGTGTTTCTCCTAATCTTTGTGTACCTGGGAAAGAAGAAGTTGCAAAGGCAGTGGCAGAACTTACCGGTAAGTCTGCTGGAGATGTTGAAGCAAAAGTTGCTCATGTAAGATGTTCGGGAGATTTATCAAATACAGTAAAAAAATATGACTACAAGGGAATAAAGGATTGTACTGCGGCAAATTTACTTCAGGGAGGACCTAAAGCCTGTGAGTATGGATGTTTAGGTTTTGGAACTTGTGTAAAACATTGTCCTTTTGATGCATTAACTATGGGGTCTAAAGGGTTACCAATAGTTGATACATTTAAATGTACAGGCTGTGGTTCTTGTGAAGCTGCTTGTCCAAAGAGCGTAATTCAACTGAGACCTTTAGGTTCAAAAGTTCAAGTTAATTGTAATTCTAAAGATAAGGGTGCACAGGTACGTAAATCCTGTAAGGTAGGATGCCTTGGATGTGGACTATGCATGAAAAACTGCTCCTATGATGCTATTAAGCTGGAAAATAATTTAGCAGTAGTGGATCACCATATCTGTATTGAAAAATGCAGTGAAGCTACTTGTCTTGCTAAATGTCCTACAGGAGCCATTAAAAAAATTACAAGTGCCATGGATTTGCAAGAGCAAAGTAAAGAAGAAGCTGCGGCAAATTCATAA
- a CDS encoding Cof-type HAD-IIB family hydrolase, with the protein MNYKIIAVDMDGTLLDDERLIPEYNKDMIYKAIKLGVKFVICSGRPPMALKFYSEMVFPDEPVICCNGGVIMGENKNVIKSVPLNKYSLLKVIDILREEKDTYYHFYDDFGLYSEQFRYTTKKFYDINNSLSEKFKMKITIVKNSKTFIKHCRCNITKIVVIDEDVEYLERLRDKIAKVPGITTTKSDLYNIEIVSRGVSKGSALEFLAHYYNIPMEQCIAVGNDENDKSMIKTAGLGVAVFNSREILKKSADYITETDNNSGAVGEVIKKFIL; encoded by the coding sequence ATGAATTATAAAATTATTGCAGTAGATATGGATGGAACCCTTTTGGACGATGAGAGGCTGATACCAGAGTATAATAAAGATATGATATATAAAGCTATAAAGTTGGGAGTAAAATTTGTCATTTGTTCGGGAAGACCTCCTATGGCATTAAAGTTTTATTCTGAAATGGTATTTCCAGATGAACCTGTAATATGCTGTAATGGAGGGGTAATAATGGGAGAAAATAAAAATGTTATTAAATCAGTTCCCTTGAATAAATACAGCTTACTAAAGGTTATAGATATATTAAGAGAAGAGAAAGATACCTATTATCATTTTTATGACGATTTCGGACTTTATAGCGAGCAATTTAGGTATACCACTAAAAAATTTTATGATATTAATAATAGTCTCAGTGAAAAATTCAAGATGAAAATTACAATTGTAAAGAATTCAAAAACATTCATAAAACACTGCAGATGTAACATAACTAAAATAGTAGTTATAGACGAGGATGTAGAATATCTGGAGAGATTGAGAGATAAAATAGCTAAAGTTCCCGGCATAACAACTACAAAGTCAGATTTGTATAATATTGAAATAGTCAGCAGGGGTGTTTCAAAAGGCAGTGCTCTGGAATTTTTGGCACATTATTATAATATACCTATGGAGCAGTGCATAGCTGTGGGGAATGATGAGAATGATAAGAGTATGATTAAAACTGCCGGTCTTGGGGTAGCTGTATTTAATTCACGGGAAATTTTAAAAAAATCTGCAGATTACATTACAGAAACAGATAATAATAGTGGTGCTGTAGGAGAAGTTATTAAAAAATTTATATTGTAA
- a CDS encoding DUF4397 domain-containing protein has translation MKGELLMFICPYCARNFYRAPKFRAVSHIRFLNASPNSPAIDVYLNDRLMFRNLLYKYFSDYVTIPSGTYHIKVFPSGNTVNPLIDKSLFIPPEKIFTLAAIDEYPNIDLLSIEDVRRPKIPGKAFIRFGHLSPEAPTLNVVLPDGNTLFSNVSYKEITPYIPVDPGTYTIEARSSSSDERILYVPNIRLRGDRFYTIYAVGNLSKPPELQVLIPLDGNSYIGS, from the coding sequence ATGAAAGGTGAATTATTAATGTTCATTTGTCCTTATTGTGCCCGGAATTTTTACAGGGCTCCTAAATTTAGAGCTGTATCCCATATAAGATTTTTAAATGCCAGTCCAAATTCTCCTGCAATAGATGTATATTTAAACGATAGACTTATGTTTAGAAATTTACTGTATAAATACTTTTCAGATTATGTAACTATACCTTCTGGAACATATCATATAAAAGTATTTCCTTCTGGAAATACTGTAAATCCGCTTATAGATAAGAGTTTATTCATACCTCCGGAAAAAATATTTACTCTGGCTGCCATAGATGAGTATCCAAATATAGACCTTCTATCTATAGAAGATGTCCGCCGCCCTAAAATTCCAGGTAAAGCATTTATACGATTTGGTCATCTTTCCCCTGAAGCACCTACCCTAAATGTAGTTCTTCCTGATGGGAATACACTTTTTTCAAATGTATCTTACAAAGAGATAACTCCATATATACCTGTAGATCCTGGAACCTATACCATAGAAGCTAGGTCTTCTAGTTCCGATGAAAGAATTCTATATGTACCTAATATACGATTACGTGGAGATAGATTTTATACCATATATGCTGTAGGAAACTTATCTAAACCACCTGAACTTCAAGTATTAATTCCTCTGGACGGCAACAGTTATATTGGTTCTTAG
- a CDS encoding RnfABCDGE type electron transport complex subunit G, translating into MENNNSVFKITKNLTITCFIAGVIIALVYYITAPVAAQKQIELKNKTMQSLVKNADDFKSVSGKTDWYEAKQGSNTVAYVLPAESKGYGGAITMLVAVTPDGKVIGFSILSHNETPGLGANASKDSFTSQFKGKTAEDLLVVKDKSNHKNIQAMTGATITSRAVTKGVKEAVEKVTTFTGGK; encoded by the coding sequence ATGGAGAATAATAACAGTGTATTTAAGATTACTAAAAATTTAACAATTACATGCTTTATAGCTGGAGTTATAATTGCTTTAGTTTATTATATAACTGCTCCGGTAGCAGCACAGAAACAAATTGAATTAAAAAATAAAACTATGCAAAGCTTAGTTAAAAATGCAGATGATTTTAAATCTGTAAGTGGCAAGACAGATTGGTATGAAGCAAAGCAGGGAAGCAATACAGTTGCTTATGTATTACCTGCGGAAAGTAAAGGATATGGTGGGGCTATAACTATGTTGGTAGCCGTTACTCCAGACGGAAAAGTAATAGGTTTTAGTATATTGTCTCATAATGAAACACCGGGACTTGGAGCTAATGCGTCAAAAGACTCTTTTACATCACAATTTAAAGGTAAAACAGCTGAGGATCTTTTAGTTGTAAAAGATAAGTCAAATCATAAAAATATTCAAGCTATGACAGGTGCTACAATTACTTCAAGAGCTGTAACTAAGGGAGTGAAAGAGGCAGTTGAAAAGGTTACTACGTTTACGGGGGGTAAATAA
- a CDS encoding DUF4883 family protein: protein MKKFLLILIPVIFLAGLSYKLNNDIFNPRKPNNFYYTNLLAKNLTLSSPLKCTMEENNFHDEINLDKDNIVDIKNMLSSLKKKNFITKPKDLPEKSPYRITFTFNKEKLLIDIYNEKYVCIYPWDGEYPMDYVDISDIPASLNLYYLGKYLFKQY from the coding sequence TTGAAAAAATTTTTATTAATTTTAATACCGGTTATATTTCTTGCAGGACTTAGTTATAAATTAAACAATGATATATTTAATCCCCGAAAACCAAACAATTTTTATTACACAAACTTACTTGCTAAAAATTTAACCTTATCTTCTCCATTAAAATGTACTATGGAAGAAAATAATTTTCACGATGAAATAAATTTAGATAAAGATAATATTGTAGATATAAAAAATATGCTGTCTTCCCTTAAAAAGAAGAATTTTATTACAAAACCTAAAGATCTTCCGGAAAAATCTCCCTATAGAATTACATTCACCTTTAACAAAGAAAAATTATTAATAGACATATATAATGAAAAGTATGTGTGTATCTATCCCTGGGATGGAGAATATCCTATGGACTATGTAGATATAAGTGACATTCCAGCCTCTTTAAATTTATATTATTTAGGTAAGTATCTTTTTAAACAGTATTAA
- the trpE gene encoding anthranilate synthase component I, with product MLNLNESEFNLLKNNKDVFPVICKLNGDEITPINIFYNLKGENKIIMESVEFNEQKGRYSFITCNPYMEIKSFKNDIFVEHKNSKFKFQGKIMDFIEKYMDINYNTNSVDIPFIGGAIGYAGYDVIKQYENIKDDNEDDLKIPESYFMFYKNLICYDHLKHRLILIYNVFPEDDISYEEINSYFQILYRQITGKIKVHNISNSSKKAEVTSNYTKDEFCRNVEKAKEYIKSGDIFQVVISQRLKCSTELKAFDIYRKLRYENPSSYLFYMDFKDFQVVGSSPERLVSVYGDRVSTNPIAGTRKRGTSREEDEKLKNELINDEKERAEHVMLVDLGRNDIGKVSEFGTVEVTKFMEVQKYSHIMHLVSEVSGKLRSGISSFGAFISCLPAGTVSGAPKIRAMEIIDEIEDRKRLLYAGAVGYFSYNKNMDTCIAIRTVVIKEGYAYMQAGGGIVYDSDPESEYEESLNKAKALMEVV from the coding sequence ATGTTAAATTTAAATGAAAGTGAATTTAATCTATTAAAAAATAATAAAGATGTCTTTCCTGTAATATGTAAATTAAATGGAGATGAAATAACGCCTATAAATATATTTTATAATCTAAAAGGTGAAAATAAAATAATAATGGAAAGTGTGGAATTCAATGAACAAAAGGGAAGATATTCTTTTATAACATGTAATCCCTATATGGAAATAAAAAGCTTTAAAAATGACATATTTGTAGAGCATAAAAATTCTAAATTTAAATTTCAAGGTAAAATAATGGACTTTATAGAGAAGTACATGGATATAAATTACAACACAAATTCAGTAGATATACCTTTTATTGGAGGGGCTATTGGATATGCGGGATATGACGTAATAAAACAGTATGAAAATATAAAAGATGATAATGAAGATGACTTAAAGATTCCTGAAAGTTACTTTATGTTCTATAAAAATTTAATATGCTACGATCACTTAAAGCATAGACTGATTTTAATATACAATGTGTTTCCAGAAGATGATATAAGTTATGAAGAAATCAATAGTTATTTTCAAATATTATACAGGCAGATTACTGGAAAAATAAAGGTTCATAATATTTCTAATAGTTCAAAAAAAGCGGAAGTTACTTCTAATTATACTAAAGATGAATTCTGTAGAAATGTAGAAAAGGCCAAAGAATATATAAAAAGCGGAGATATATTTCAGGTGGTTATTTCTCAAAGGTTAAAATGCAGCACTGAGCTTAAGGCCTTTGATATTTATAGAAAGCTGAGATATGAAAATCCATCCTCCTATCTTTTTTACATGGATTTTAAGGATTTTCAGGTAGTAGGCTCATCTCCAGAGAGGCTTGTGAGTGTGTATGGAGACAGGGTCAGCACTAACCCCATTGCAGGCACGAGAAAAAGAGGAACAAGCAGAGAAGAGGATGAAAAATTAAAAAATGAGCTTATAAATGATGAAAAAGAAAGGGCAGAGCATGTTATGCTGGTGGACCTTGGAAGAAATGATATAGGAAAAGTAAGTGAATTTGGAACCGTTGAAGTCACAAAATTTATGGAAGTACAGAAGTATTCCCATATTATGCATTTGGTATCTGAGGTTTCAGGAAAGCTAAGAAGTGGAATATCAAGTTTTGGTGCTTTTATTTCCTGTCTTCCTGCAGGTACGGTATCAGGGGCCCCTAAAATAAGGGCCATGGAAATAATAGATGAAATTGAAGATAGAAAAAGACTTCTCTACGCAGGAGCGGTGGGATATTTTTCTTATAACAAAAACATGGATACTTGTATTGCCATAAGGACAGTAGTTATTAAAGAAGGTTATGCATATATGCAGGCTGGCGGAGGCATAGTATATGATTCTGATCCTGAATCAGAGTATGAGGAATCTTTAAATAAGGCAAAGGCATTAATGGAGGTGGTGTAG
- a CDS encoding Gx transporter family protein, whose protein sequence is MNKTKKLVFLSFLVGMALVIYIIEAQIPVLFPGIKLGLSNTVSLATLILLGWKEALLVMLLRTLLGSMFNGTMTAFMFSIAGGILSNLVMIILYKYFKNSMSLWTISICGAIFHNIGQLLIASIIIQDFKIYIYLPVLLISAIITGYFIGWCTKFLMDNLSRIPIFKSFLDS, encoded by the coding sequence ATGAATAAAACAAAAAAATTAGTTTTTTTAAGCTTTCTAGTAGGCATGGCTCTAGTCATATATATAATAGAAGCACAGATTCCAGTTTTATTTCCTGGAATCAAACTAGGATTGTCTAATACAGTATCACTGGCCACTTTAATACTTTTAGGCTGGAAGGAAGCATTACTGGTAATGCTTTTAAGAACTCTTTTAGGTTCAATGTTCAACGGTACAATGACCGCATTTATGTTCAGCATAGCTGGTGGAATTTTAAGCAATTTAGTTATGATTATATTATATAAATATTTTAAAAATTCCATGAGTCTTTGGACTATAAGCATATGCGGCGCCATATTTCATAATATAGGTCAGTTATTAATAGCATCTATTATAATTCAGGACTTTAAAATATATATATACCTGCCTGTACTTTTAATATCTGCCATAATAACAGGATATTTTATAGGCTGGTGTACAAAATTCCTAATGGACAATTTAAGTAGAATTCCCATATTTAAAAGTTTCTTGGATTCCTGA
- a CDS encoding anthranilate synthase component II, translating into MILMIDNYDSFTYNLYQYIGELYEDIVVVRNDEVSVEDIEKFKNLQGIVISPGPGVPEDSGICIEVIKKYGKDIPILGICLGHQAIAVAYGGDVVRAKEIRHGKTSMVEHVENELFKGIKSPIRAMRYHSLIVDEESIIPTHIIKIAESDDGVLMGIKHSVYPVYGLQFHPESILTECGRGIIKNFLQEVCHVK; encoded by the coding sequence TTGATATTGATGATAGATAATTATGATTCTTTTACCTATAATCTTTATCAATATATAGGAGAATTGTATGAGGATATAGTGGTAGTTAGAAATGATGAGGTTTCAGTGGAGGATATAGAGAAATTTAAAAACTTGCAGGGTATAGTTATATCTCCGGGACCTGGAGTACCAGAAGATTCAGGTATATGTATTGAGGTAATAAAAAAGTACGGAAAAGATATACCTATTTTAGGAATATGCCTTGGTCATCAAGCCATAGCCGTGGCCTACGGCGGAGATGTAGTCAGGGCAAAGGAAATACGACACGGCAAAACATCTATGGTGGAGCATGTAGAAAATGAATTATTTAAAGGAATTAAAAGTCCTATTAGAGCCATGAGATATCATTCTTTAATAGTGGATGAAGAATCCATAATTCCTACCCATATTATTAAAATTGCAGAAAGTGATGATGGTGTTTTAATGGGTATAAAGCACAGTGTTTACCCGGTGTATGGACTTCAATTCCATCCTGAGTCCATATTGACAGAATGCGGACGCGGTATAATAAAAAATTTCCTGCAGGAGGTATGTCATGTTAAATGA
- a CDS encoding RnfABCDGE type electron transport complex subunit D, whose protein sequence is MAEAQTKKDIFTVSTSPHIRCDESISKIMWNVNLALAPAAIFAIYNFGIPALKTMVVGILAAVITEYAVQKIRKKPVTIKDGSAFLTGLLLAMCLPPGIPAYMVAIGAFIAIAIAKHSMGGLGYNIFNPAHIGRAALMLSWPVAMTTWTKLTTSVDTVTSATPLGILKLDGYSKLVDTFGGTGALYKALFIGTRNGSIGETSTILLVLGGLYLIYKRYINWQVPVVMIATVGILTWAFGGTSGFFTGDPIFHMMAGGLVFGAFFMATDMVTIPMTVKGQIIFAIGAGALTSLIRLKGGYPEGVCYSILLMNAVTPLIDRFIQPVKFGARK, encoded by the coding sequence ATGGCAGAAGCACAAACAAAAAAAGATATTTTTACGGTTTCAACATCACCACATATTCGTTGTGATGAATCTATTTCTAAAATAATGTGGAATGTTAATTTAGCATTGGCTCCAGCAGCAATTTTTGCTATATATAACTTTGGCATTCCAGCACTAAAAACTATGGTAGTAGGTATTCTAGCTGCTGTGATTACAGAATATGCAGTTCAAAAAATAAGAAAGAAACCTGTAACTATTAAAGACGGAAGTGCTTTTTTAACAGGACTTTTACTTGCTATGTGTCTTCCACCTGGAATTCCTGCTTATATGGTTGCTATAGGAGCATTTATAGCTATAGCAATAGCTAAACATTCCATGGGGGGACTTGGATATAACATATTTAATCCGGCTCATATAGGAAGAGCAGCTTTAATGCTTTCATGGCCTGTAGCCATGACTACATGGACAAAGCTTACCACAAGTGTGGATACTGTAACTAGTGCTACTCCTCTTGGAATTTTAAAACTTGATGGATATTCAAAGTTAGTTGATACATTTGGAGGAACAGGAGCACTTTATAAGGCATTATTTATAGGTACTCGTAATGGCAGTATAGGGGAAACCTCTACAATATTGCTTGTTTTAGGCGGACTTTATCTTATATATAAACGTTATATCAATTGGCAGGTTCCTGTAGTAATGATTGCAACTGTAGGCATACTTACCTGGGCTTTTGGCGGAACTTCAGGATTTTTCACAGGAGATCCTATTTTCCATATGATGGCAGGTGGATTGGTCTTTGGCGCTTTTTTTATGGCTACGGATATGGTTACTATACCTATGACAGTTAAAGGACAGATTATTTTTGCTATAGGTGCAGGAGCTCTTACCTCCCTTATCAGATTAAAAGGTGGATATCCTGAAGGTGTTTGCTATTCAATATTATTAATGAATGCAGTTACTCCTTTAATAGATCGTTTTATACAGCCAGTTAAATTTGGTGCTAGGAAATAA
- the rsxE gene encoding electron transport complex subunit RsxE yields MKGLWNIFKKGLVSENPILVLALSLCPALATTSSAVNGLTMGLCVLFVITCNNTVVSIIKKFVNPKVRVPVYITCIATIVTVVELVLEAYAPELYSQLGIYLALVVVFAIILARAETFASKNPVIPSFFDGLGMGCGFTLALVLISIIRELFGAGTIFGIHVMWASYNPALIMILPPGAFILIGYLVSLVKVYNQHVEKVKMKKLEQLSGGEV; encoded by the coding sequence ATGAAAGGATTATGGAATATATTTAAAAAAGGATTAGTTTCAGAAAATCCTATACTTGTTCTTGCACTTAGCTTATGTCCGGCACTGGCAACAACTAGTTCTGCTGTAAATGGTTTGACTATGGGACTTTGTGTATTGTTCGTTATAACTTGCAACAATACAGTAGTTTCTATAATTAAAAAATTTGTAAATCCTAAGGTCCGTGTACCAGTATATATAACCTGTATAGCAACCATAGTTACTGTAGTGGAACTTGTATTAGAAGCTTATGCACCTGAATTATACAGTCAATTAGGAATATATTTGGCACTTGTAGTTGTATTTGCTATAATACTTGCCCGTGCAGAGACATTTGCTTCAAAGAATCCTGTAATACCATCCTTCTTTGATGGATTGGGAATGGGTTGTGGATTTACTTTAGCTTTGGTTTTAATAAGTATAATACGTGAGTTATTTGGTGCAGGAACTATATTTGGAATACATGTAATGTGGGCTTCTTATAATCCTGCATTGATTATGATACTTCCACCAGGAGCTTTTATATTAATTGGATATTTAGTGTCCTTGGTAAAAGTTTATAATCAGCATGTGGAGAAAGTCAAAATGAAAAAGTTAGAACAATTAAGTGGAGGTGAGGTATAG